A portion of the Bubalus kerabau isolate K-KA32 ecotype Philippines breed swamp buffalo chromosome 1, PCC_UOA_SB_1v2, whole genome shotgun sequence genome contains these proteins:
- the CDC37 gene encoding hsp90 co-chaperone Cdc37, whose product MVDYSVWDHIEVSDDEDETHPNIDTASLFRWRHQARVERMEQFQKEKEELDRGCRECKRKVAECQRKLKELEVAEGEGGKAELERLQAEAQQLRKEERSWEQKLEEMRKKEKSMPWNVDTLSKDGFSKSMVNTKPEQAEEESEEVREQKHKTFVEKYEKQIKHFGMLRRWDDSQKYLSDNVHLVCEETANYLVIWCIDLEVEEKCALMEQVAHQTIVMQFILELAKSLKVDPRACFRQFFTKIKTADRQYMEGFNDELEAFKDRVRGRAKLRIEKAMKEYEEEERKKRLGPGGLDPVEVYESLPEELQKCFDAKDVQMLQDAISKMDPTDAKYHMQRCIDSGLWVPNSKSSEAKEGEEAGTGDPLLEATSKSGDEKDVSA is encoded by the exons ATGGTGGACTACAGCGTGTGGGACCACATCGAGGTGTCTGACGATGAAGACGAGACGCACCCCAACATCGACACCGCTAGCCTCTTCCGCTGGCGGCACCAG GCCCGGGTGGAGCGCATGGAGCAGttccagaaagagaaggaggagctGGACAGGGGCTGCCGCGAGTGCAAGCGCAAGGTGGCCGAGTGCCAGCGGAAGCTGAAGGAGCTGGAGGTGGCCGAGGGCGAGGGCGGCAAGGCCGAGCTGGAGCGGCTGCAGGCTGAGGCGCAGCAGCTGCGCAAGGAGGAGCGGAGCTGGGAGCAAAAGCTGGAGGAGATGCGCAAGAAGGAAAAGAGCATGCCCTGGAACGTCGACACGCTCAGCAAGGATGGCTTCAGCAAG AGCATGGTCAACACCAAGCCTGAGCAGGCGGAGGAGGAGTCGGAAGAGGTGAGGGAGCAGAAACACAAAACTTTCGTGGAAAAGTATGAGAAACAGATCAAACACTTCG GCATGCTGCGCCGCTGGGACGACAGCcagaagtacctgtcagacaaCGTCCACCTGGTGTGCGAGGAGACAGCCAACTACCTGGTCATCTGGTGCATTGACCTAGAGGTGGAGGAG AAATGCGCCCTCATGGAGCAGGTGGCTCACCAGACCATCGTCATGCAGTTCATCCTGGAGCTGGCCAAGAGCCTCAAGGTGGACCCCCGTGCCTGCTTCAGGCAGTTTTTCACCAAGATCAAG ACTGCCGACCGCCAGTACATGGAGGGCTTCAATGATGAACTGGAGGCTTTCAAAGACCGCGTGCGGGGCCGTGCCAAGCTACGCATTGAGAAGGCTATGAAGGAATACGAGGAAGAGGAGCGCAAGAAGCGGCTTGGCCCCGGCGGCCTGGACCCTGTCGAGGTCTACGAGTCCCTTCCTGAG GAACTTCAGAAGTGCTTTGACGCGAAGGATGTGCAGATGCTCCAAGATGCCATCAGCAAGATGGACCCCACG GACGCGAAGTACCACATGCAGCGCTGCATCGACTCAGGCCTCTGGGTCCCCAACTCCAAGTCCAGCGAGGccaaggagggggaggaggcgggTACTGGGGACCCCTTGCTGGAAGCCACCTCCAAGTCAGGCGACGAGAAGGATGTCAGCGCGTGA